From one Lineus longissimus chromosome 3, tnLinLong1.2, whole genome shotgun sequence genomic stretch:
- the LOC135485043 gene encoding uncharacterized protein LOC135485043, with product MASAYSSESESSEFEDVLVDTEGYLNVEPYMFEPLISLDHNESDHSDESDEEVEDERPERAGNRKWCDCGNCTAQITGTESMCCSDYSPVLAKKESYEPDGVACITLHPGFASNCLDRYVLESAMYEFIQDQGPIGNDQPMHKLWRYLAYRRFVRWCWQRLGKKQRLPLPVCARDKIRSTWPSEEYTGFRYPKS from the exons atggcttccgcatacagttcagagagtgagagcagtgaatttgaggatgttttggtcgatacagaaggatatttaaacgttgagccatacatgttcgagccattgatatcactagatcataatgagagtgatcattcggacgaaagtgatgaggaagtggaggatgaacgccctgaacgtgcaggcaacagaaaatg GTGTGACTGTGGAAACTGCACAGCTCAAATCACTGGAACAGAGTCGATGTGCTGCAGTGACTATTCCCCAGTTCTGGCCAAGAAGGAAAGTTATGAGCCAGATGGAGTTGCCTGCATAACTCTGCATCCCGGATTCGCAAGCAACTGCCTTGACCGATATGTCCTGGAAAGTGCCATGTATGAATTTATCCAAGATCAAGGGCCAATAGGAAATGATCAGCCAATGCACAA GTTATGGAGATACCTTGCATACCGCAGATTTGTGCGCTGGTGCTGGCAACGTTTGGGCAAAAAGCAAAGACTTCCTCTTCCAGTCTGTGCTCGTGACAAGATTCGCTCTACCTGGCCCTCAGAGGAGTACACTGGCTTTCGTTATCCAAAGAGTTGA